The DNA sequence ATCTCACGATGCCAATCGACCGTGAACCAGTCAGCGACGCTCTGCGCCAACGTGTTCCCCATACCCTCTACGCTGGCGAGCTGCTCGGCTGTTGCCGATTCGATGGCCTCCAGGCTGCCGAACTCGGTGGCCAATGCGCGTGCGGCACTCGGGCCGACGTGCCGGATCGACAACCCGACCAATACCCGCCACAGCGGTACCTTCTTGGCCGCAGAAAGGTTCGCGAGCAACCGCTTACCGTTCGCGGAGAGATCTCCCGATTTGGTGGTGAACAAAGTGGTCTTGCGGAGATCGTCCTCGGTCAGGCTGAACAGATCACCCTCGTTGTCGAGCACCCCGGAGCCCAGAAGAGCGGTGGCAGCCTCGTATCCGAGAGCCTCGATGTCGAATGATCCGCGACCGGCGATGTGGAACAGCCGCTCTCGCAGCTGGGCCGGGCACGATCTGCTGTTGGGACACCGGATGTCGGCGTCGCCCTCCTTCTGCGGCGCCAATTCGGTGCCGCACTCGGGACAGTGGGTCGGCATCACGAACTCACGTTCGGTGCCGTCTCGCAGGTCGACCACAGGGCCCAGTACTTCGGGGATGACGTCGCCGGCCTTCCGGATGGTGACGGTATCGCCGATCAGGACGCCCTTGCGCTTGACCTCGGACGCGTTGTGGAGCGTTGCCATGCCGACCGTCGAGCCCGCCACCAGAACAGGCTTCATCGATGCGAAAGGAGTGACCCGTCCGGTGCGTCCGACATTGACCAAGATGTCGAGCAGTTTGGTGGTCGCTTCTTCGGGGGCGTATTTGTACGCGATGGCCCAGCGGGGCGCGCGCGAGGTGGACCCCAGCCGACGTTGGAGCGAGATGTCGTCGACCTTGACGACGATCCCGTCGATTTCGTGTTCGACGTCGTGGCGGTGTTCACCCCAATATGCGATCTTCTCCAGGATGGCATCGGCGCCCGTGAGTTTGGTGGTGTGCTCGGAGACCGGCAGTCCCCAGGCACCGAGCGCCAGATAGGCGTCATGGAGAGTCTTGGGCGGCGTTCCGTCGATCCGGCCGAGCCCGTGGCAGATCATCCCCAGCCGTCTTCTGGCGGTGATCTGCGGGTTCTTCTGGCGGAGGGACCCGGCGGCAGAGTTGCGTGGGTTGGCGAACGGCGCCTTGCCCGCCTCCACGAGCGACGCGTTGAGCGCCTCGAAATCCTCGACTCGGAAGAACACCTCGCCGCGAACCTCGAGCAGGTCGGGTATCGGGTAGTCGTCGGACGGCGTGAGTCGGTGCGGTACGTCGTTGATGGTCTTGGCGTTGAGCGTGACGTCCTCGCCGGTACGTCCGTCGCCGCGTGTGGTGCCGCGAACGAGGACACCTCTCTCGTACACCAGGGCCAGGGCTACGCCGTCGATCTTCAGCTCACACAGATTTTCCAAGCCCGAGCCGGCGTCAGCCTCCACCCGCGACACCCAGCTGCGCATCTCGTCGGCATCGAACACGTTGTCCAGCGACATCATTCGCTCGAGATGGTCGACGGCCTTGAACTCGGTGGCGAAACCGCCGCCGACCAACTTGGTGGGCGAATCGGCGACAGCCAACTCCGGGTACTGGTCTTCGAGGG is a window from the Williamsia sp. DF01-3 genome containing:
- the ligA gene encoding NAD-dependent DNA ligase LigA; this encodes MANSADISEQTPAEPTPSAAREQWSQLAEEVRDHQFRYYVKDAPVITDGEFDTLLRRLQALEDQYPELAVADSPTKLVGGGFATEFKAVDHLERMMSLDNVFDADEMRSWVSRVEADAGSGLENLCELKIDGVALALVYERGVLVRGTTRGDGRTGEDVTLNAKTINDVPHRLTPSDDYPIPDLLEVRGEVFFRVEDFEALNASLVEAGKAPFANPRNSAAGSLRQKNPQITARRRLGMICHGLGRIDGTPPKTLHDAYLALGAWGLPVSEHTTKLTGADAILEKIAYWGEHRHDVEHEIDGIVVKVDDISLQRRLGSTSRAPRWAIAYKYAPEEATTKLLDILVNVGRTGRVTPFASMKPVLVAGSTVGMATLHNASEVKRKGVLIGDTVTIRKAGDVIPEVLGPVVDLRDGTEREFVMPTHCPECGTELAPQKEGDADIRCPNSRSCPAQLRERLFHIAGRGSFDIEALGYEAATALLGSGVLDNEGDLFSLTEDDLRKTTLFTTKSGDLSANGKRLLANLSAAKKVPLWRVLVGLSIRHVGPSAARALATEFGSLEAIESATAEQLASVEGMGNTLAQSVADWFTVDWHREIVRKWREAGVQLEDERDASIPRTLSGLSIVVTGSLQDFSRDGAKEAILVRGGKASGSVSKKTAYVVVGDSPGTKADKAEQLGVPILDEDGFKKLLAEGPPPADTDESPADLDEGDPPQD